The Xiphophorus maculatus strain JP 163 A chromosome 21, X_maculatus-5.0-male, whole genome shotgun sequence genome window below encodes:
- the LOC102224455 gene encoding SH2 domain-containing protein 1B-like isoform X2 translates to MAAALPECYHGGITKKECEEVLGKKNKDGAYLIRESETIQGALCLCVYKQKVVYTYRILQAHNGNYTLLTAGGLQETYFKTLADLIRNYKRKNQGLAIHLRHSVKKKTPMLIQPPRRPETQPEAPATPPARRSAGGPAAASARGSAAASARGWGGASGGHSLQRGAAPLPEEENDYENDPNSDYVEVIPD, encoded by the exons ATGGCAGCGGCTCTGCCGGAGTGTTACCACGGCGGCATAACCAAGAAGGAGTGTGAGGAGGTTCTGGGGAAGAAGAACAAGGACGGAGCGTACCTGATCCGAGAGAGCGAGACCATCCAGGGAGCGCTGTGTCTCTGCGTCTA caaacagaaggTGGTTTATACCTACAGAATCCTCCAGGCGCACAACGGAAACTACACcctgctg ACAGCAGGAGGTTTGCAGGAGACATATTTTAAGACTCTGGCCGATTTAATCCGTAACTACAAGAGGAAGAACCAAGGTCTGGCCATTCATCTGCGCCACTCGGTGAAAAAGAAAACGCCCATGTTGATCCAGCCGCCGAGGAGACCAGAAACACAACCTGAAGCTCCGGCCACACCGCCAGCTAGAAGATCGGCTGGAGGACCGGCCGCAGCGTCAGCCAGAG GATCGGCCGCAGCGTCAGCCAGAGGATGGGGCGGCGCGTCGGGCGGACACTCATTGCAGAGAGGAGCTGCTCCTTTACCTGAAGAGGAAAATGATTATGAGA ATGATCCAAATTCAGATTATGTGGAAGTTATTCCAGATTAA
- the LOC102224455 gene encoding SH2 domain-containing protein 1B-like isoform X1, translating into MAAALPECYHGGITKKECEEVLGKKNKDGAYLIRESETIQGALCLCVYKQKVVYTYRILQAHNGNYTLLTAGGLQETYFKTLADLIRNYKRKNQGLAIHLRHSVKKKTPMLIQPPRRPETQPEAPATPPARRSAGGPAAASARGSAAASARGSAAASARGSAAASARGWGGASGGHSLQRGAAPLPEEENDYENDPNSDYVEVIPD; encoded by the exons ATGGCAGCGGCTCTGCCGGAGTGTTACCACGGCGGCATAACCAAGAAGGAGTGTGAGGAGGTTCTGGGGAAGAAGAACAAGGACGGAGCGTACCTGATCCGAGAGAGCGAGACCATCCAGGGAGCGCTGTGTCTCTGCGTCTA caaacagaaggTGGTTTATACCTACAGAATCCTCCAGGCGCACAACGGAAACTACACcctgctg ACAGCAGGAGGTTTGCAGGAGACATATTTTAAGACTCTGGCCGATTTAATCCGTAACTACAAGAGGAAGAACCAAGGTCTGGCCATTCATCTGCGCCACTCGGTGAAAAAGAAAACGCCCATGTTGATCCAGCCGCCGAGGAGACCAGAAACACAACCTGAAGCTCCGGCCACACCGCCAGCTAGAAGATCGGCTGGAGGACCGGCCGCAGCGTCAGCCAGAGGATCGGCCGCAGCGTCAGCCAGAGGATCGGCCGCAGCGTCAGCCAGAGGATCGGCCGCAGCGTCAGCCAGAGGATGGGGCGGCGCGTCGGGCGGACACTCATTGCAGAGAGGAGCTGCTCCTTTACCTGAAGAGGAAAATGATTATGAGA ATGATCCAAATTCAGATTATGTGGAAGTTATTCCAGATTAA
- the LOC102223430 gene encoding erythrocyte band 7 integral membrane protein-like: MTGVCNKVGVESGSGNGTGGEVRQGGTLGVVGAVLTLLSVLLILLTFPFTAWSCVQVVLEFERAVIFRLGRVVKGSAKGPGLIWFIPWLDVVQKVDLRTFSVYICPQQVLTADSVPLLVDVVVFYRVVDPTLWFTRVQNGCDATHWLVQATLRAALGAHTLTDLLTQWPSIATRMEEVLHSGSRPWGVQVQRVELRDLKLPISLQRSLASEAEAERTARATMIVAEGEVKASRTLREAASQLSPVALRLRYLQTLASVDSSASIVVWILPTGILQ, from the exons ATGACCGGCGTTTGTAACAAGGTTGGAGTTGAAAGTGGTTCCGGAAATGGAACAG GCGGAGAAGTGAGGCAGGGCGGTACTTTAGGCGTCGTGGGGGCGGTGTTAACCCTCCTGTCGgtgctcctcatcctcctcacCTTCCCTTTCACAGCGTGGAGCTGCGTTCAG GTTGTTCTGGAGTTTGAGAGGGCCGTCATCTTTAGACTGGGCCGGGTCGTTAAAGGATCAGCTAAAGGACctg GTTTAATCTGGTTCATTCCCTGGTTGGACGTTGTTCAGAAGGTTGACCTTCGAACTTTCTCTGTCTACATCTGCCCACAACAG GTTCTGACAGCAGACAGCGTCCCGTTACTGGTGGACGTGGTGGTGTTTTACCGCGTGGTGGATCCCACCCTCTGGTTCACCCGGGTGCAGAATGGCTGTGACGCCACACACTGGCTGGTTCAGGCGACCCTCAGGGCGGCGCTGGGCGCTCACACGCTGACAGACCTGCTGACGCAGTGGCCTAGCATAGCCACGAGAATGGAG GAGGTGCTGCACTCCGGCTCCAGGCCGTGGGGCGTTCAGGTGCAGCGAGTGGAGCTCAGAGATCTGAAGCTTCCCATCAGCCTGCAGCGCTCCCTGGCCTCAGAGGCCGAGGCTGAGAGGACGGCGCGGGCGACG atGATCGTGGCTGAAGGGGAAGTGAAGGCGTCTCGTACTTTAAGGGAGGCGGCGTCCCAACTGTCGCCTGTGGCTCTGCGCCTCAGATACTTGCAGACGTTGGCGTCTGTGGACAGCAGCGCCTCCATCGTGGTCTGGATCCTCCCCACAGGGATCCTGCAGTAA
- the LOC102224204 gene encoding lipase member H-like, with the protein MSLRRLLALLGLLILCKGESGTEEPCDNFTDLDLSHCFMGTSLYVRLLLYTRSNPDCGREVAHHHLSSQPLLDLRRPTALVIHGYRPTGAPPIWINRIVRLLAEQEDMNVIVVDWNRGAANLNYFTAVTYTREAALNLTGFIRTMQEEGASLSSIHLIGVSLGAHLAGFVGANLKGAIGRITGLDPAGPMFTSANPEERLDPSDAMFVDVLHTDMNSFGLQGAHGHIDFYANGGIDQPGCPKTIFSGKSYFVCDHQRSVFLFLCALNRTCRLTGYPCSSYSRFLDGQCLQCDAFKPASCPVLGYNVSQWRDALVKMGQTKVFFSTTAALPYQKLSYRVDMVTWNQYLRWGVVYIRLHSGRNFTEARIDHKLQRLEQYTSTRLLAQFDEDLQNVQKISVRINTGNIIGPRYKIRLLRIRFTPLERPDRPVMCRFDIIMEENMEVAFRPLPCDSRL; encoded by the exons ATGTCGCTCCGCAGGCTGCTGGCTCTGCTGGGACTCCTCATCCTCTGCAAAG gtgagtccggCACCGAGGAGCCCTGCGATAACTTCACCGACCTGGACCTGTCCCACTGCTTCATGGGAACCAGCCTGTACGTCCGCCTGCTGCTCTACACGCGCTCCAACCCGGACTGCGGCCGCGAGGTCGCCCACCACCACCTGTCCTCCCAGCCGCTCCTGGATCTGCGGCGCCCCACCGCCTTGGTCATCCACGGCTACCGGCCCACCGGGGCGCCGCCCATCTGGATCAACCGCATCGTGCGCCTGCTGGCCGAGCAGGAGGACATGAACGTGATCGTGGTGGACTGGAACCGAGGAGCGGCCAACCTCAACTACTTCACCGCCGTGACCTACACCAGGGAGGCGGCGCTCAACCTGACGGGCTTCATCAGAACCATGCAG GAAGAAGGCGCCTCTCTGAGCTCCATCCATCTCATCGGCGTCAGCCTGGGCGCTCACCTGGCCGGATTTGTTGGAGCGAACCTGAAGGGAGCGATCGGCCGCATCACAG GTTTGGACCCAGCGGGGCCGATGTTCACCAGCGCCAACCCAGAGGAGCGGCTGGACCCGTCAGACGCCATGTTTGTGGATGTTCTGCACACCGACATGAACT CGTTCGGGCTCCAAGGAGCTCACGGTCACATTGATTTCTACGCCAACGGTGGAATCGACCAACCAGGATGCCCCAAAACCATCTTCTCAG GTAAATCGTACTTTGTGTGCGACCACCAGCGCTCCGTGTTCCTGTTCCTGTGCGCCCTGAACCGGACCTGCCGGCTCACCGGGTACCCCTGCTCCTCCTACAGCCGCTTTCTGGACGGACAGTGTCTGCAGTGTGACGCCTTCAAGCCTGCTTCCTGTCCTGTGCTGg GCTACAACGTCAGCCAGTGGAGAGACGCTCTGGTGAAGATGGGACAGACCAAAGTCTTCTTCAGCACCACGGCCGCCCTGCCCTACCAGA AGCTGAGCTACAGAGTGGATATGGTGACGTGGAACCAGTACCTGCGCTGGGGGGTCGTCTACATCCGTCTGCACAGCGGCAGGAACTTTACAGAGGCCCGGATAGACCA TAAGCTGCAGCGGCTGGAGCAGTACACCTCCACTCGGCTGCTGGCCCAGTTCGACGAGGATCTGCAGAACGTCCAGAAGATCTCCGTTAGGATCAACACCGGGAACATCATCGGCCCTCGCTACAAGATCCGGCTGCTGAGGATTCGCTTCACTCCACTGGAGCGACCcgacag GCCGGTCATGTGCCGCTTCGACATCATCATGGAGGAAAACATGGAGGTGGCGTTCAGACCTCTGCCCTGCGACTCTCGCCTCTGa